In Streptomyces sp. NBC_00448, the following are encoded in one genomic region:
- a CDS encoding NAD-dependent epimerase/dehydratase family protein — MRVFVAGGTGVLGRRLVPRLVDRGHEVTATTTSAAKVEALERLGATGAVMDGLDAASVGRAVAAARPDVIVHQMTGISLAHAGKADLKHFDRWALPTIRLRTAGTDHLLEAAEANGVSHVVAQGYANWNGLREGGWVKTEADPLDLYEGTAAHTSMAALRHVETAVGAAGGAVLRYGAFYGPGATDDQIELVRKRQFPLVGSGGGYASWVHLDDAAGATVLAVEQKAAGVFNIVDDEPAPAAEWLPHLAACAGAKKPLRIPVWLARLLAGEVVVAMMTEGRGFSNAKAKRELGWQPEHPSWRQGFAESTA, encoded by the coding sequence ATGCGGGTGTTCGTGGCGGGTGGGACCGGGGTGCTGGGGCGGCGGCTGGTGCCGCGACTGGTGGACCGCGGTCATGAGGTGACGGCCACGACCACGAGCGCGGCCAAGGTGGAGGCGCTGGAGCGGCTGGGCGCGACGGGTGCCGTCATGGACGGCCTGGACGCGGCCTCGGTCGGCCGGGCGGTGGCGGCCGCCCGGCCGGACGTGATCGTGCACCAGATGACCGGGATCTCCCTGGCGCACGCCGGCAAGGCCGACCTGAAGCACTTCGACCGGTGGGCGCTGCCCACCATCCGGCTGCGCACCGCGGGGACCGACCACCTGCTGGAGGCCGCCGAGGCGAACGGCGTCTCCCACGTGGTCGCCCAGGGCTACGCCAACTGGAACGGCCTTCGCGAGGGCGGCTGGGTCAAGACCGAGGCCGACCCGTTGGACCTGTACGAGGGGACCGCGGCGCACACGTCGATGGCGGCGCTGCGCCATGTCGAGACCGCGGTCGGCGCGGCCGGCGGCGCGGTCCTGCGGTACGGCGCGTTCTACGGGCCGGGCGCCACCGACGACCAGATCGAGCTGGTGCGCAAGCGGCAGTTCCCGCTGGTCGGCTCGGGCGGCGGCTACGCCTCGTGGGTGCACCTGGACGACGCGGCGGGCGCCACCGTGCTGGCCGTGGAGCAGAAGGCGGCGGGCGTGTTCAACATCGTCGACGACGAACCGGCCCCGGCCGCCGAGTGGTTGCCGCACCTGGCGGCGTGCGCGGGGGCGAAGAAGCCGCTGCGGATTCCCGTCTGGCTGGCCCGGTTGCTGGCCGGTGAGGTGGTGGTGGCGATGATGACCGAAGGGCGCGGCTTCTCCAACGCCAAGGCCAAGCGGGAGCTGGGCTGGCAGCCGGAGCATCCGTCGTGGCGGCAGGGCTTCGCGGAGTCGACGGCGTGA
- a CDS encoding RNA polymerase sigma-70 factor, protein MTRAEDFEELRPLLFSIAYRITGSVSEAEDAVQETWLRYELSPTRPASVRSFLSAVVTRVAIDVLRSARVRREEYVGPWFPEPLLADPYQDPERSAELADSVSMAALLLLERLSPLERAVFVLREVFAFDFPEIASAVGRSEAACRQLAVRARRHMDDGRPRFEADRKEREELAARFFDALREGDLDGLRELLAADVRMVGDGGGKAPQWAPEFFGADKVGRLLASLLPPFARIGGVMRRQEVNGQPGAVLRDRDGKVVNILALEIVEGRVRTIRAVINPDKLGHMGPVADAWEVLRETLRVGRDPD, encoded by the coding sequence GTGACGCGGGCGGAGGACTTCGAGGAACTGCGGCCGCTGCTCTTCTCGATCGCCTACCGGATCACCGGCAGCGTGAGCGAGGCCGAGGACGCGGTGCAGGAGACCTGGCTGCGCTACGAACTCTCCCCGACCCGGCCCGCGTCGGTCCGGTCGTTCCTGTCGGCCGTGGTCACCCGGGTGGCGATCGACGTGCTGCGCTCGGCCCGCGTCCGGCGGGAGGAGTACGTCGGGCCGTGGTTCCCCGAGCCGCTGCTCGCCGACCCGTACCAGGACCCGGAGCGCTCGGCCGAGCTGGCCGACTCGGTGTCGATGGCGGCCCTGTTGCTGCTGGAGCGGCTCAGCCCGCTGGAGCGCGCGGTGTTCGTGCTGCGGGAGGTGTTCGCCTTCGACTTCCCGGAGATCGCCTCGGCCGTGGGCCGGTCGGAGGCGGCGTGCCGCCAGCTCGCGGTGCGGGCGCGCCGTCACATGGACGACGGCCGGCCCCGGTTCGAGGCCGACCGCAAGGAGCGCGAGGAACTCGCCGCCCGCTTCTTCGACGCCCTGCGCGAAGGCGACCTCGACGGCCTTCGGGAACTGCTGGCCGCCGACGTCCGGATGGTCGGCGACGGCGGCGGCAAGGCACCGCAGTGGGCGCCGGAGTTCTTCGGCGCGGACAAGGTGGGCCGGCTGCTCGCCTCGCTCCTGCCGCCGTTCGCCCGGATCGGCGGTGTGATGCGGCGGCAGGAGGTGAACGGGCAGCCGGGCGCGGTCCTGCGCGACCGCGACGGCAAGGTGGTCAACATCCTCGCGCTGGAGATCGTCGAGGGGCGGGTCCGGACGATCCGTGCGGTGATCAACCCCGACAAGCTCGGGCACATGGGTCCGGTGGCCGACGCGTGGGAGGTGCTGCGCGAGACCCTGCGGGTGGGCCGGGACCCGGACTGA
- a CDS encoding cysteine dioxygenase, whose protein sequence is MTAPPSSLPSPEDHDTAPVQRAEPWLGVPSSLSLDALPGRDLDKRELLELACSVAADPSLWRRHVLFADDRRHYVSLHRDAHVDVWVLCWTPSNDTGWHDHDISSGAVAVTQGTLVEHNLAVGMPSLATPVPAGQVYCFGPDHIHRLTGRDAGSVSIHAYSPPLWRMGQYAVSRTGILRRTSVSYADELRPLDDIV, encoded by the coding sequence GTGACCGCTCCGCCGTCGTCCCTGCCGTCGCCCGAGGACCACGACACCGCTCCGGTGCAGCGCGCCGAGCCCTGGCTCGGCGTGCCGTCCTCCCTCAGCCTCGACGCGCTGCCCGGACGCGACCTGGACAAGCGCGAACTGCTCGAACTCGCCTGCTCCGTCGCCGCGGACCCCTCGCTCTGGCGGCGCCACGTGCTCTTCGCCGACGACCGACGCCACTACGTCTCGCTGCACCGCGACGCCCACGTGGACGTCTGGGTGCTGTGCTGGACGCCGAGCAACGACACCGGCTGGCACGACCACGACATATCCTCCGGCGCGGTCGCCGTGACCCAGGGCACCCTGGTCGAGCACAACCTCGCGGTGGGCATGCCGAGCCTGGCCACCCCCGTCCCGGCCGGCCAGGTCTACTGCTTCGGCCCGGACCACATCCACCGCCTCACCGGCCGGGACGCCGGAAGCGTGTCGATCCACGCGTACTCGCCGCCGCTGTGGCGGATGGGCCAGTACGCCGTCAGCCGCACCGGAATCCTGCGGCGCACGTCGGTGTCGTACGCGGACGAACTGCGCCCGCTGGACGACATCGTCTGA